A genomic region of Octopus sinensis linkage group LG2, ASM634580v1, whole genome shotgun sequence contains the following coding sequences:
- the LOC115232475 gene encoding methylmalonyl-CoA epimerase, mitochondrial isoform X2, translating into MKDWNIGKLNHIAIAVTDLNKAVALYKDVLGAKVSSKMDLPEHGVSTVFVELGETKIELLYPLGKKSPISNFLEKNKNGGMHHICIEVDDIKKTVKDLRSKNIRLLSEDVKIGAHGKPVIFVHPKDCNGVLLEFEQC; encoded by the exons ATGAAG GATTGGAATATTGGCAAACTGAACCATATTGCAATAGCTGTGACAGATTTAAACAAAGCCGTTGCTCTTTATAAAGATGTTTTAGGAGCCAAAGTTAGCAGTAAAATG GATTTGCCAGAGCATGGAGTATCAACTGTGTTTGTAGAACTTGGGGAAACTAAAATTGag CTGCTTTATCCTTTAGGGAAGAAGAGTCCAATCAGTAACTTCTTAGAGAAAAACAAGAATGGTGGAATGCATCACATTTGTATTgag GTTGATGACATTAAGAAAACTGTGAAAGACTTACGTTCCAAAAATATCCGGTTGCTCTCTGAAGATGTTAAAATTGGGGCCCATGGGAAGCCTGTTATATTTGTCCACCCAAAAGACTGTAATGGAGTGCTTCTTGAGTTTGAACAATGCTGA
- the LOC115232475 gene encoding methylmalonyl-CoA epimerase, mitochondrial isoform X1, translating into MNAMALARLALSRWAPRMNFTVPNRYFQKNSTQMKDWNIGKLNHIAIAVTDLNKAVALYKDVLGAKVSSKMDLPEHGVSTVFVELGETKIELLYPLGKKSPISNFLEKNKNGGMHHICIEVDDIKKTVKDLRSKNIRLLSEDVKIGAHGKPVIFVHPKDCNGVLLEFEQC; encoded by the exons GTTGGCAAGACTTGCACTTTCGAGATGGGCACcaagaatg aACTTTACTGTGCCAAACAGATATTTCCAGAAAAATTCAACACAAATGAAG GATTGGAATATTGGCAAACTGAACCATATTGCAATAGCTGTGACAGATTTAAACAAAGCCGTTGCTCTTTATAAAGATGTTTTAGGAGCCAAAGTTAGCAGTAAAATG GATTTGCCAGAGCATGGAGTATCAACTGTGTTTGTAGAACTTGGGGAAACTAAAATTGag CTGCTTTATCCTTTAGGGAAGAAGAGTCCAATCAGTAACTTCTTAGAGAAAAACAAGAATGGTGGAATGCATCACATTTGTATTgag GTTGATGACATTAAGAAAACTGTGAAAGACTTACGTTCCAAAAATATCCGGTTGCTCTCTGAAGATGTTAAAATTGGGGCCCATGGGAAGCCTGTTATATTTGTCCACCCAAAAGACTGTAATGGAGTGCTTCTTGAGTTTGAACAATGCTGA